The Rhodamnia argentea isolate NSW1041297 chromosome 10, ASM2092103v1, whole genome shotgun sequence sequence TTGGATTTGCAAACTCAGTCCTGCGCCGGTAGTTTCCAAGCGTTGTTAAACAATTTCCTAAGATCTGTGTCCCAAATATCGTGATTATTCTCTTGGTCACAGTTATAGGAGACTCACTGGTAATTCGACGCAAGCAAACACTTCTCCTCGATGgaaatttgcaaaaacaaatttatGTAATTGGCAGAATCGGACTTGGGGCACTTCTATTACTGTAATGAGCAGCTAATCATAATCAACAACAAATTGTCTGCATGTAGACTAGCGGCATTTAAAAAAACAAGTGCATTGTAAAacttattttataaataataatttcagctctctcgattaaagatgttcccTTCAAGCAGTGGACAACCCATGGTAGTCTACATTCAGACCGAATAAGCTATTGCAATGGAGGATCTCGCACCAGAACTGAAGACTGAAACCCTAACAAGCGACGCCGCCCCCAACAAAATTACGCCTCGACAAACTTCTTGAGCATCTTCAACCACATCAAGTACTCTCTGCTGTCTTTGTTGATCATGTATCCATACAAGAAATTGGCTGCGCTGGCTCTGATTCCTCTAATCGCTAAATACTTGTGAAATGCTTTCTGCAGGTTCTCATCCAAATCCCTGGAGAAGAGAGAGCACAAGAGAAAGTGAAATGGTTAGGTCGAGGGACTATGTGTGACAGTAATTAGACAAGATACCAACTGTGTATCTTACAGATAAGGggggaaaggaaaacaaaaagagctTACTGAAAATCACGCCCTTCGTAAGCAATTTGGTCCTCTGAGTTTTCAGGATTCTTAATCCCCAAGCAGTCAATATCGAGGTTATCGGTGTAAGCAACGCAGTCGAATTTAATACACTGTCCGCTCCCATTGGCAATGCTTATGACTAGAGGAATGCTCTCCTTCTCATCACTATAGGCCTGGATGTCATCACTGGTCACGCATTTAGGGCAGCTGACTTCAACTTTTATCTCTTCACCCTCATACTTCCTTGACAGTGTAATGGTGGCAGATCCAGGCTTGTCTTCAATTTTAAAGGGGAATCCATCTGGTGCATCTTCAACCTATAAACAACGTCATAAgttcaaaagaaaatgtgaatcTCATATAGGAATAGCCCTCCATTATCATATTTTTGAGACTTCTTATTTGAATTGTATATGATAGGAGATGCAGATGGAGAGtttctcaagaagaagaaattcaaaattagtATATAGTTAGTTTTTCTCCCCTAGCAGGCTAGCACATCCCGCACAGTTTCGCATAAAAAACAAGGGCAAAAGCATATAATTAATGGCATGATCCtggatagaaaaataaaagcccAGTTGTTGTGTTTAGAAACATGTCTCTTCCTTATGCAAAAAACAAGCAATGTTTAATCATTTGCCTACAAGAATTTCATCCTTGTTTTCACTCACCCGATTGCGGTCGATGGTTTCCTCAGCGCATTGTATCTCCGAGTCAAGGACTCGGAGGAGATTCTCGTCGGAGCTCGGCCTCTTCGTGGAGTAGCTAAAAGAAGGAGGCAGAAACGGACTGAGACGATTCTCACTGGAAACGATCCTCGTCTGGTTAAGAGCGGCAAAGATGGCAGAGTGGCAATTCCGCTGGCTTCGGAGAGCACGGACCGCGAGAGACGCGAAAGAGGAGGCCGATCGGCgaagaatagaagagaaggCCATTTCTTAGTAGTTTCAGAGGGGAGAGAGCGAGAGTTTCCGGGGTTTATAGGGTTTAAGGGGAGAGGGACGGACAAAAGCGAACCAAAACGTAGACTCGGATTGAAATAAGACAGGACAAGGGAGATTTGAAATCTTCCGAATATTTCCTGGATTTCTAGAATATTTCATTGATAATATGCATTTGATTCGGGtttcttttggtcgaatacTTCCTAGTTTAAGATTTCTTATTTTGATGTttcctaatttaatttttcctattttgacaTTTCCTAGTTTGTTGTTTCCTAGTTTAAGTGTTCTAGTCCCTCTATAAATAAGAGGTGATTCTCAATTGCAAGATGCAGATTTGCGAGTTGATAATATCTGAGAGTTCCTCTCAAGTAAGCACTTAAACAAGCGTGCAAAATCAATGGCAAGTTTTTCAGTTGACGTTCTAATGGAGATCTTATTGAGGCTCTCTGCAAAACCTTTGGTCCGATTCAGGTGTGTAAGTAAATCTTGGATTTCTCTTCTCACCAGCCCTTTTTTCATCAAAGTTTATCTTGAGAGATCGATCAGAATGCAGAAATTTGATCTTCTTAAGTATGACTTCAACAAATTTTCGAGAGTACAGATTCTCAATTCTTCCAAGGATGAAATATCGGATCtcgattattcatttttcggaGAAggcaaaaacttcaaattagttGATTCATGCAACGGGATCGTTTGTTTGTCCATTTTTGACTGGATGAACCCTCAACTCTCAAAGATCTTTCTATGGAACCCATCGACCGGTGAAAGCAGAGCCCTTCCTCAACCCAGTTTGCAAGTGTCAGAATTGGTTGGATTCGGATTCGATCCCTCAACTGGTCATCCAGATGATTTTAAAGTGGTCAATGTGAATATACATTATGAAGTAGAAGCAGACCATTGGAAACGTACCTCCCAAGTGGAGGTCTATGACTTCAGAAGAAATTGTTGGAAACTAGTTGGCGACATTTTCCCTCCATCGCTTACCAAATGCTTAGACCATCAAGTTGTCATCAAGAATTTCATCTGTTGGTGCCCTTATTTTCGCCTCAACGATGAATTCGTCTCATTGTTGATCCTATTCGATGTAGTTAAAGatgttttccaaaaaatagCACTTCCAGATATAATGCCTCCTGAACGGAAACATATTAGCTTACTGGATGGATGCTTATCTCTAATAGCGCATAACTCACCGAAGCAGCATTACGAAGTATGGATCATGAAAGAGTTTGGCATCTGCGAATCGTGGACGAAATCGTACACGATTGGAGTGTCTGCGATAAGCCATGTGAGGTACAGGCCAGTGGGGTTTGCAGATTCTGGAGAAGTTTTCTTCCTAAAGAGTTCTAAAATGGGCGTACGCCGCGAATCTCCCATTCAATGTGTTCTGTACAACGCGGGGAGCGAAAAGTTTGAGGCACTGGAAGTCGCAGATGGAGTCGATGCCCACCATAGCACTCGACTGGTTACTTGTGTAGAGAGTTTGATTTGTCTCTCACCCACGAACGATGTTGGGAATTAGGTGGTGAGGCAAATCGCTTTTCAGACTAAAGAATACATGGAGAGAAGTATGTTATTCTCTATTACAGAGACTTCCATTTGTATTAATAAgattctctcttttattttcatgtacTTTTCATAATATAGCTCTTGATCTGATTTCGAGTTGATGACTGATTGCTGTGTTAATTCAGAGTATTATGAGTGCGATCCCATGTAAAATGAACTTCCTTCCCTAGTCTTTTTCTGTGCTTGCGATTGTAATTTATCTCTTCGTGCATTAGCTGATTGCAGTACATTCACTAATTCCCAGTAAACACGTAGGTACATCCCACGGTCTTGTTGTTTCTTGGTAAGCTGACCGGACAAAGAGCTTTTGATAAGATATACAAAGCAGCaaggcaccaaaaaaaaaaattctttctaaAGTCCCAAGGCAATGGCTCTGATACCGTGTCAGGAAATccaactcaaaagtttaagtgtTGATAGTTGGAAGGAGACCACATAAATAAAAAGGGCATATAGGACACGTTATCAAGCGATGTGGTAAACCAATTCAACAGCGATGTGGTAAACCAATTTAACACCGGCGAGACCTTTGATCTGGCCTAGATGTGTATGTAAATCATGGATATTTGTCTCTAGCAGTGCATAACTCATCACCCGGAAATTATGAAGTATGGATCATGAAAGAGTTTGGTATTTGCATAAGAAGTTTAATCTTTCGTCATTGGGTAGCTTTTGTTTTTAAGACTAATAATGTGTTGGATAAATATATGTTGTACTATAACAAAAGAGACATATTATTGCTAAAGATTCGATTCTCTATACTTTTTGTCGCAACCTTCCTGGAGGTGAACCACCCAGGAGGAAAGCTAATGGATTAGTAAGCCCTAAGACTTAGCACCAACTCTTCCAAGCCCATACCAACCGCAACTTTCGAGGtattaatttgatcaattgaacATGCAAATCAATTTATTTAAGAGTCACCACTAATCAATCATTGATAGGTCCATTAGAAACATGTACTCTTCATTGTGGAATATAAAGAATTCACACAATGCTCTTTTCCCCGTAGTGTTATCTCTAGTTGATCAGGTATGCCAACTTTGTCGCACCAAAATTATCGTCATTAACTACATCTTCAACCATCatccaaacttttaattttgcatTGACGAGTTCACGATAACATACTACATGTGTCCATTGAATTATATTCATATGATTACCCTGGATTGACAGAGACCTTTTATTAACATACAACAATTCAAGTGGGCCAAAAATGTGCATTGAAATCGAAAGCAATCTTGGAGCTTAAAGAGATAATTGATCCTTGAACAACTCTACAAGAACAGTGGAGTGCTTTCCTGTTGACCTTCTAAAACAGACCTTATCGAAGCTCCCAGCAACACGTTAGTTTCACTCATTTGTGTATGTTAATCTTGAAATGTTCTTCTTTGTAGCACCTCTATCATCAAAGCTTATCTCGATAGAgctaattgtccaaaaaaacaTTAAACTTATCGTGCGGCCAGCAATTCACtgataaacttttaaatttggctaatatagtcctaaatattCTGACGatatttcaatttagccctactggctaattttggtcgaaaattgctgacatagcGACCTACTTAGAACCGATCGTCTTATGTGGCACAGTCGATGATGGATGattattgcaatttttattatatttttgagtttcttttcttgcctttccttttctttctttttttgttgtttttcttattcATCTTCATCCCTATgccaatatcacctagaggggggtgaataggtgattctgaactaaaataaatttaatgcGGAATTGAATCGGTTTTAATAAACTATTGATCAGAAATAGTAGGAATACATGTAGTGATAATCTAAACAGAAAACtaaaagatcaaggaagagaAGATTGCACGCAATGTTCATAGTGATTCGGCTTGTTaggcctacgtccactctcccacgacGACAGCCGATTAGCTGAATTTCACTAGAATGAATTCAAGGAGATTACAAGAGATGATGCTCTCAATCGCTCTTACAAAAACCTCACCAAGAAAGTAACTTTACTTTCTTTGAAAAACACGAATTTCAATCTGAAACACTCAGCCTTTTTGGATTGTATGTTCTCACTTCTACTCTGCCGATTGCCATGGctcttcttttatactcttttgcTTCCGAACTAGCCGTTGGACAATCCTTCGAAGGATTGCTCTTCAATCATTAATTGGACGTTATCAATCGTAATTGAACGAGACCGTATCAAAGAAGATATGGTAGCCGTTGAAGTAGAGTTTGAACTCTTCAGATTCGATCGCCCATATAACTAAATCTTCGATTGCCAAAAATAGAGCGAATCAAATAAActtcaaattttataattggAAGGTAATATTTAATCGTAGATGCTCTCctgatttgattgaaaaataatcttgtcaatcaaatattacGAACTTCTATAAAAAGATACCGCCAACATCGAAAACCTACCAAACATGGGTCTTCGGAATTTGACTGGGATATATCGATGAATTCGAACTTTATTCAGAAGCAGTCTTCAGAAATAGAGACTCTCTAAATCCGAACAGACTTAAAACAGTGACTCTGAGCTCCAATAAAGTCCTCTAGGTCAGTACCATACTCCATCCGAACTCCTTCAGAAGCAAATACATGACTACTTCCATTTAAGTCTGATTGTCAAAGTTGGATCAATATGAACTTTTGTTCACTTGTTCTCCTGCAATAAAGATTTAAAACCATTATACAGATTCTCTCCGAATAAAGATAGTTTTGTCGGAACCAAAATATTCAGAATGAGGGTTTTCTTCAACATTAGATGACGTtgtattgaacaaatttttgAAAGACAGATTGAACAAATTAGAGGGAAATTAGAGGTTACACCAAGCCAGAGTATAGCAAAATGTAAATGACTAAACATTTCGTCATGAATGTCGTGACTTAAAATAAATAACCATCCCTTTTGCTAGCAATAAAAATCATTACAAGTATCACGTTGAATAATCAGTATAGAAAGACTCTCATTGATAAAATTTGTGATATTCGAGGATGATTCCAATGGAAATATCCAATGGTCTGTTGCTAGCTGAAAATTCTTAAGGATTTTAACATTTGATTTGACCGATGAGCATATTTCTAGATCAACAAGATCGGCACCCTTAACTCTTGTACATGTCTTGTAATTAGATGGCCGAGCGAAAGATCGACACCCTTAATTTAATTTGCTTTTGTTATATTCATCTAAATCGTGCTTATTTCTAAGcaacaaattcaaatttctcATATTCGACTCGTTACTTTTTATCTACTTCATTGATTAACTTTTCAGCCGATTCCAATTTTGACGAGAGAGAATCAAACTCTATTCATTTGCACAGTAAACAATTCATGAGAAAATTTAGGCGGACTTAATTGTTGCGACAGTATCCAAATTTGAGTTGGGGTAAAGAGTGACGCTTTTACCATGTTGGcagataaattttttcttgttttttttttttttttgtgtggcaaTCCATTAGATTGTCTCATCTTGATAACCCTAGACTGATATGGACATTTTTATAAGATATATAACAAATCAACAAGGCCAAAGACGCGCCAAATAAAGAGACGAGCCATCGCTGTATCCAAAGAAATTTACCTCCATTTACATTGAAATCAGAAGGCAATTTGCGAAGCTCAAAGAGATGCTAAGCACTTGAACAAGCGTGCAAGATCAATGACAAGCTTTCCAGTTGACATTCTAATGGAGATCTTCTTGAGGCTCTCCACAAGACCTTTGGTCCGGTTCAGGTGTGTATGTAAATCTTGGAATTCTCTTCTCACTAGCCCCCCTTTCATCAAAGCTCATCTTGAGAGATTgatcaaattgcacaaattttatCTTCTTAAGTATGACTTGGATAAATTTTCGAGAGTACAGATTCACTGTCATCCCACGAACGAACTATCTGATCTCGAAATATCATTCATTGAAGATGGGGAAAAATTCAAGCTAGTCGGTTTGTGTAATGGAATTATTTGTTTATCCACTTCCGATTATGAGAGACTTCACCCCTTAAAGATCTTTCTATGGAACCCAACAACTCGTGAAAACTTCACCCTTCCTCAACCCAATTTTCATGTGTCAAACACGGTTGGATTTGGATTCGATCCCTTCAGTGGTCGTCCTGATGATTTTAAAGTAGTCAACGTGACCATATATTTTGAAAAGTTCCCCAGCTATACCTCCCAAGTGGAGGTGTATAGTTTTAGAAGAAGTTGTTGGAAACAACTCGGCAACATTTTTCCTCCATTGCTTACTCAACACTAGGGCAATCAAGTGA is a genomic window containing:
- the LOC115750620 gene encoding uncharacterized protein At2g39795, mitochondrial-like — protein: MAFSSILRRSASSFASLAVRALRSQRNCHSAIFAALNQTRIVSSENRLSPFLPPSFSYSTKRPSSDENLLRVLDSEIQCAEETIDRNRVEDAPDGFPFKIEDKPGSATITLSRKYEGEEIKVEVSCPKCVTSDDIQAYSDEKESIPLVISIANGSGQCIKFDCVAYTDNLDIDCLGIKNPENSEDQIAYEGRDFQDLDENLQKAFHKYLAIRGIRASAANFLYGYMINKDSREYLMWLKMLKKFVEA